The stretch of DNA TGAACCTGCGACCAAAGGCTTATGAGTCCTCTGCTCTACCCCTGAGCTACTCTGGCTGCACGATCGGGCGCGGTGACTTTTGCCGAGTCCGGACTTCGTTGCAACTTTTGAGTTGATGTCGCGCAGCGCTCCGCCCTCTCCGGGAGATCGAACGGCCCGGTTGCCGGTTGAAAAGCTGCCGCCCCTCGTGCTAAACATCGCCACGTTGAGACTCACGACTCCAACCACGAACGTTCCAACCAAGCCCATGAAAACTGCATCATCCTTCCTCGCCGCCAGCATCGCGGTCTTCTCCGCAGCCGGCACGCTTGCAGCCGCGGACGCGCCGCTGTTCCCGGACAAGAAACTCGAAGCTGCAGTTCGCCGATACGTCTTCGAGAAGCGCGACACGGACAAGCCGCTCGTCGAGGCGGATGTCGCCAATCTCTCGACCATCAACGCCGCGGGCGCGGGCATCACGAACCTCGCGGGCCTCGAGAAATGCAAGGCGCTCGCGATGCTGGAATTGCCGGGCAACAAGATCAGCGACCTCGCGCCGCTCAAGGGACTCGACCGGTTGCAGTTCCTGAACCTCGCGCACAATCAGGTCGAGGACGTCGCCCCGCTCGGCAGCG from Verrucomicrobiota bacterium encodes:
- a CDS encoding leucine-rich repeat domain-containing protein yields the protein MSRSAPPSPGDRTARLPVEKLPPLVLNIATLRLTTPTTNVPTKPMKTASSFLAASIAVFSAAGTLAAADAPLFPDKKLEAAVRRYVFEKRDTDKPLVEADVANLSTINAAGAGITNLAGLEKCKALAMLELPGNKISDLAPLKGLDRLQFLNLAHNQVEDVAPLGSVKALQYLELSNNKLKNIEPLAGLTNLASVYLSTNQIANIAPLTRLPRVSSLYLDANGLTHVAGLGELSRLTMLSLDNNQLTDLGALEKLGRLSMLFLRTNKLTDITPLHNAAQRDFKGEKRFAPFLQVYLDGNPLSSSAKRHVTALKGFGTRVSN